A region of Periplaneta americana isolate PAMFEO1 chromosome 16, P.americana_PAMFEO1_priV1, whole genome shotgun sequence DNA encodes the following proteins:
- the LOC138691752 gene encoding uncharacterized protein produces MAMREEADYEKTDGACRIEGYMYEVKMAGLLFLRLINERKSFHIASNMAAAGKFDDLVLSIDGKTAFVQLKHKLGAQTSAEKRYTVCRIFAMKKHYSSYYALKKDWEEKTDLQQWGPFRNVQFVVYTNAVVAVGEAVDTDVQNVLMTGGKCLRFSENDFPELKNEPDFSQFLHQFRLYTKQASEKELDFLIRAELVRALGTDSQFQKFLTNITNWTEGPGSYLTENVEFWKNIVKCNVDDLNKAKVDQLAKFNLQFDERELNLFRHQLPEGGGFLSVQNTNVLTCLKVHQSIDKKILVDAIVLEDRMSEVLALWGRWSGCDVLVIDGWDETVVKLVHSLGSGKTLVVIHDSEKLWELKPISHKDEFRFRQLNEESKKHVLNCKINFQGESKKLNILVDDATFDEVANAQIVTHLVSGISESIGDKLPQQYEHYIPRKFSNRAHVSNIIFSDGRDCLVVSGVSLQTLRQIVQPEKEVELFDETKHSEEGVCRCFVIRGKEDFENAKNILKKVHWLHKVETGFIWKESNGSVSYIKSHLMDVTSIRSFQEMMLVSDKVKLLVAHPGMGKSTEVVNLAQEIKRRDPACWVVTVVLNEYTDYLSNCGDSAVDLLLLAGKFTCDFAASLFKHELHNGGNVVILIDGFDEIRPDYAEKLVHVLRQLIMKCKLKQIWITSRSLMKDMLEEKFSCLSFELQPFTKQDQRDFLANLWNDINVGPYNLDIFITNLLEVTGNSLNDKLGQFTEIPLQTFMLAEVFRSEASHFCQSNEMKFDSKLDLLELYNRFVDRKWNIFVYEKGRVDVTNLVQHRLLQLQKEEYEKDHMACAVHSLLKTEDFNKLHFSKDVMRRVEGFQDLFRNGNEKIGIVAQIVNSTAVFIHRTFLEFFAAKWFTKYFKDEREFIEEILFREEFVIVREFFDRILAEGFELHTAILNEDKEYVLELLSSPECDVKEKDKGGRTPLHLGVINYTESHDFSPNKVMCEILELLLQNHCDCRAEEGVFHWRPLTLADKIQAWSAVDMLLGSRAESSDMIFTMGLIKGEDSEEFLSRVLERVAIQGYINIANLMFKCGICVNHPIKTYVNVNGYGRYVTATMLHIASSAGQMKLVEFLLEAEETQGFINESTLAWALPQRHLETEETSAITVKMRLETKDSDYKTPLHWAAYKGELEMVSLLVEKGADVNIYDSWKLTPLYYTITGCHVNVVQFLIENDADVNACNNNGDSPISAAVEQGNLYVVKLLMDKGVDVNACNKNGESPIRVAAERDNLVVVKLLLDKGADVNACNKNGESPILAAVKRDNVDVVKLVLDKGADVNACNKNGESPILAAAAKRDNVDVVQLLLDKGADVNACNKNGESPILAAAKLDNVDVVKLLLDKGADVNACNKNGESPILAAAAAAVKRDNVDVVKLLLDKGADVNACNKNGESPLRAAVERDNLVVVKLLMDKGADINACDQNGESAIYAAMQRGNMDMVRFLMDKGADVNACNKDGISAIFIAVEGGNVDMMRFLMDKGADVDACNKNSDSTIFVATQRAKFHMVRFLIDEGLDVNAYNKKGKSSIFTTAKRYNVDVLKFLMGKSADVNACKSGESPIFAAVEGDNVDVLKYILDEGADVNARNNCGNSPIFAAAKRGNLDIVRFLMDKGADVNACNIYDESPIFLAVERGNVDVMRFLVDNGADVNACNLYGESPIFTAVEQGNLDILRLLMDEDADVNACNESGRSPIFAAVKDGNVDVMTLLMDKGADVNVCNIYGETPIFTAVKRGNVDIVRLLRDKGADVNVCNTYGESPIFTAARQGNVDVVRLLMDKGADVNACNENGDNPLSVAGKNGNLDIVEILYKAQC; encoded by the coding sequence gATTACGAGAAGACAGATGGAGCCTGCAGGATTGAAGGATATATGTATGAAGTCAAAATGGCTGGACTTCTCTTCCTTAGACTAATCAATGAGAGAAAGAGCTTCCATATTGCCTCCAACATGGCTGCAGCTGGAAAGTTCGATGATTTAGTGCTGAGCATTGATGGTAAAACAGCTTTTGTTCAGTTGAAACATAAGCTAGGGGCACAAACCTCAGCAGAAAAGAGGTACACAGTATGCAGAATCTTCGCAATGAAGAAGCACTACAGTTCGTACTACGCTCTCAAGAAGGATTGGGAAGAGAAAACTGATCTACAACAGTGGGGTCCATTCCGTAATGTTCAGTTTGTTGTTTACACAAATGCTGTTGTGGCTGTAGGTGAAGCTGTTGATACTGATGTCCAGAATGTTCTCATGACAGGAGGAAAATGCTTACGTTTCTCTGAAAATGACTTCCCCGAGTTGAAGAACGAGCCTGACTTCAGCCAGTTCCTCCATCAGTTCAGGTTATACACAAAACAAGCAAGTGAGAAGGAGCTTGATTTCTTAATCAGAGCTGAACTTGTTAGGGCATTGGGGACGGATTCTCAGTTCCAGAAATTTCTGACTAATATAACGAACTGGACGGAAGGCCCTGGTTCTTACCTCACGGAAAATGTTGAGTTTTGGAAGAATATAGTGAAGTGCAATGTCGATGACTTAAATAAAGCAAAAGTAGATCAGCTTGCAAAATTTAATCTGCAATTTGATGAAAGAGAGTTAAACTTATTTAGACACCAGTTACCAGAGGGCGGAGGATTTCTGAGTGTTCAGAATACTAACGTTCTCACTTGTCTCAAAGTTCACCAAAGTATTGACAAGAAGATTCTGGTAGATGCCATCGTATTGGAGGATAGAATGAGTGAAGTGTTGGCCTTGTGGGGTCGGTGGTCTGGATGTGATGTACTTGTAATTGATGGCTGGGATGAGACAGTAGTAAAGTTAGTCCACTCTTTAGGTTCAGGAAAGACCCTTGTCGTGATTCATGACAGTGAGAAGTTGTGGGAATTAAAACCTATCAGTCACAAAGACGAGTTTCGTTTTCGTCAACTGAATGAGGAATCAAAGAAACACGTATTAAATTGcaaaataaatttccaaggtgAGTCCAAGAAACTTAACATATTAGTTGACGACGCAACATTCGACGAAGTAGCGAACGCTCAAATTGTAACTCATTTGGTCTCTGGAATTAGTGAAAGCATTGGAGATAAACTCCCTCAACAATATGAACACTATATACCTCGTAAATTTTCTAATAGAGCACATGTGAGCAACATAATATTTTCTGATGGTCGGGACTGCTTAGTTGTAAGTGGAGTTTCACTGCAGACTCTGAGGCAAATAGTCCAGCCTGAGAAGGAAGTAGAGCTATTTGATGAAACAAAACATTCTGAAGAAGGTGTGTGTCGGTGTTTTGTAATTCGAGGAAAAGAGGATTTCGAGAATGccaaaaacatattaaaaaaagtCCATTGGCTTCATAAAGTAGAAACTGGTTTTATTTGGAAAGAGTCAAATGGCAGTGTGTCCTATATTAAGTCTCACTTAATGGATGTGACCTCAATCAGAAGCTTCCAGGAAATGATGCTGGTGTCTGACAAGGTCAAGTTGCTTGTGGCTCATCCTGGAATGGGAAAATCAACAGAAGTTGTGAATTTAGCTCAGGAAATCAAGCGACGTGACCCAGCATGTTGGGTGGTCACTGTAGTTCTGAATGAGTACACAGATTACCTGAGTAACTGTGGAGATTCAGCAGTTGATCTTCTGTTACTTGCAGGAAAGTTCACGTGTGACTTCGCTGCGTCACTGTTCAAACACGAGTTACATAATGGTGGCAATGTTGTGATACTGATAGATGGATTTGATGAGATCAGGCCAGATTATGCAGAGAAGTTGGTGCACGTGTTAAGGCAACTTATCatgaaatgtaaattgaaacagaTTTGGATCACTTCTCGTTCTTTAATGAAGGACATGCTGGAAGAAAAGTTCTCCTGTCTTTCGTTTGAACTGCAGCCTTTTACAAAACAGGATCAACGTGATTTTCTTGCTAATCTTTGGAATGATATAAATGTTGGTCCATATAACTTGGACATATTTATTACCAATTTGTTGGAAGTGACAGGGAATTCGTTAAATGACAAACTTGGCCAATTCACAGAAATTCCTCTGCAAACTTTCATGCTGGCTGAAGTATTTCGTAGTGAAGCTTCTCATTTTTGTCAGTCAAATGAGATGAAGTTCGACAGCAAACTGGATTTGTTGGAATTGTATAACAGATTCGTGGATAGAAAGTGGAATATCTTTGTTTATGAAAAGGGGCGAGTAGATGTAACAAATCTCGTGCAGCATCGGTTACTGCAGCTGCAGAAGGAAGAATATGAGAAAGACCATATGGCATGTGCCGTGCATTCCTTGCTGAAGACTGAAGACTTTAACAAACTACATTTCTCCAAGGATGTTATGAGACGAGTTGAAGGTTTCCAGGACCTATTTAGAAATGGAAATGAGAAAATTGGAATTGTTGCTCAAATTGTAAATTCCACAGCAGTGTTCATTCACAGAACATTTCTAGAGTTCTTTGCCGCAAAGTggttcacaaaatatttcaaagatGAAAGAGAATTTATAGAAGAGATATTATTTAGAGAAGAGTTCGTAATCGTGAGAGAATTTTTTGATAGAATTCTAGCAGAAGGATTTGAATTGCATACTGCCATTCTAAATGAAGACAAAGAATATGTACTCGAATTGTTGTCTTCCCCTGAATGTGATGTGAAAGAAAAGGATAAGGGTGGCAGGACACCCTTGCACTTGGGAGTTATCAATTACACTGAAAGTCATGACTTTTCACCAAATAAAGTTATGTGTGAAATCCTAGAGCTATTATTGCAGAATCATTGTGATTGTAGAGCTGAAGAGGGAGTGTTCCACTGGCGACCCCTGACACTTGCTGACAAGATTCAAGCGTGGTCAGCTGTTGATATGCTGTTGGGCAGTCGTGCAGAAAGTAGCGACATGATATTCACTATGGGATTGATCAAGGGTGAAGATAGTGAAGAGTTTTTGAGCAGAGTTTTGGAACGTGTTGCGATACAGGGATATATAAATATTGCGAATTTGATGTTTAAATGTGGTATATGTGTGAATCATCCCATTAAAACATATGTTAATGTTAATGGATATGGGAGATATGTTACTGCCACAATGTTACACATAGCATCTTCTGCGGGACAAATGAAGCTGGTCGAATTTTTGCTCGAGGCTGAAGAAACACAAGGATTTATAAACGAAAGCACTCTGGCGTGGGCTCTTCCCCAACGTCACCTAGAAACAGAGGAGACTTCGGCAATTACTGTCAAAATGCGTTTAGAAACAAAAGACTCTGATTACAAAACACCTTTGCATTGGGCTGCTTACAAAGGTGAGCTAGAAATGGTGAGCTTGCTAGTTGAGAAAGGTGCAGATGTTAATATATACGATTCGTGGAAATTAACTCCTTTGTATTATACAATTACTGGTTGCCATGTGAATGTTGTGCAGTTCTTAATAGAAAATGACGCTGATGTTAATGCATGTAACAATAATGGTGACAGTCCAATATCAGCTGCTGTGGAACAAGGTAATCTGTATGTTGTGAAACTCCTAATGGATAAAGGCGTTGATGTTAATGCATGTAACAAGAATGGTGAAAGTCCAATACGCGTTGCTGCGGAACGAGATAATTTGGTTGTCGTGAAGCTCCTGTtggataaaggcgctgatgttaatgcatGTAACAAGAATGGTGAAAGTCCAATACTTGCTGCTGTGAAACGAGATAATGTGGATGTTGTGAAACTCGTGTTGGATAAAGGCGCTGACGTTAATGCATGTAACAAGAATGGTGAAAGTCCAATACTCGCTGCTGCTGCGAAACGAGATAATGTGGATGTTGTGCAACTCCTATtggataaaggcgctgatgttaatgcatGTAACAAGAATGGTGAAAGTCCAATACTTGCTGCTGCGAAACTAGATAATGTGGATGTTGTGAAACTCCTGTTGGATAAAGGCGCTGACGTTAATGCATGTAACAAGAATGGTGAAAGTCCAATactcgctgctgctgctgctgctgtgaaACGAGATAATGTGGATGTTGTGAAACTCCTATTGGATAAAGGTGCTGATGTTAATGCATGTAACAAGAATGGTGAAAGTCCATTACGCGCTGCTGTGGAACGAGATAATTTGGTTGTTGTGAAACTCCTAATGGATAAAGGCGCTGATATTAATGCATGTGACCAGAATGGTGAAAGTGCAATATATGCTGCAATGCAACGAGGTAATATGGATATGGTGAGATTCCTAAtggataaaggcgctgatgttaatgcCTGTAACAAGGATGGTATCAGTGCAATATTCATTGCAGTGGAAGGAGGTAATGTGGATATGATGAGATTCCTGAtggataaaggcgctgatgttgATGCATGTAACAAGAATAGTGACAGTACAATATTTGTTGCTACACAAAGAGCTAAATTCCATATGGTGAGATTCCTAATCGATGAAGGTCTCGATGTTAATGCATATAACAAGAAAGGTAAAAGTTCAATATTCACTACTGCGAAACGATATAATGTGGATGTTCTGAAATTCCTAATGGGTAAAAGCGCTGATGTTAATGCATGCAAGTCTGGTGAAAGTCCAATATTCGCTGCAGTGGAAGGGGATAATGTGGATGTTCTGAAATACATATTGGATGAAGGTGCCGATGTTAATGCACGTAACAATTGTGGTAACAGTCCAATATTCGCTGCTGCGAAACGAGGTAATTTGGATATTGTGAGATTCCTAAtggataaaggcgctgatgttaatgcatGTAACATTTATGATGAGAGTCCAATATTCCTTGCTGTGGAACGAGGAAATGTGGATGTTATGCGATTCCTAGTGGATAATggcgctgatgttaatgcatGTAACTTGTATGGTGAGAGTCCAATATTCACTGCTGTGGAACAAGGAAATTTAGATATTCTGCGACTCCTAATGGATGAAGATGCTGATGTTAATGCATGTAACGAGTCTGGTAGAAGTCCAATATTCGCTGCTGTGAAAGATGGTAATGTGGATGTTATGACACTCCTAAtggataaaggcgctgatgttaatgtATGTAACATTTATGGTGAGACTCCAATATTCACTGCTGTGAAACGAGGAAATGTGGATATTGTGAGACTCCTAAGggataaaggcgctgatgttaatgtATGTAACACTTATGGTGAGAGTCCAATATTCACTGCTGCGAGACAAGGAAATGTGGATGTTGTGAGACTCCTGATGGATAAAGGAGCTGATGTCAATGCATGTAACGAGAATGGTGATAACCCATTGTCCGTTGCAGGAAAGAACGGTAACCTAGATATCGTAGAGATCTTGTATAAAGCACAGTGCTAA